A section of the Saccopteryx leptura isolate mSacLep1 chromosome 4, mSacLep1_pri_phased_curated, whole genome shotgun sequence genome encodes:
- the LOC136404367 gene encoding uncharacterized protein, with the protein MRISELPRHSCDVARSTLGRRRQEFKVTLTRLSKSRIQIDSGPRRQEPLGRVFGAPLLDESEPLLDESEPLLDESEPLLEESEPLLDESEPLLDESEPLLDESEPLLDESEPLLDESEPLLEESEPLLDESEPLLDESEPLLDESEPLLEESEPLLDESEPLLDESEPLLDESEPLLDESEPLLDESEPLLEESEPLLDESEPLLDESEPPLEESEPPLDESEPLLEESEPLLDESEPLLEESEPLLDESEPLLDESEPLLDESEPLLDESEPLLEESEPLLDESEPLLEESEPPLDESEPVVLCCSPPS; encoded by the exons ATGCGAATCAGCGAGCTGCCACGGCACAGCTGCGATGTGGCCC GATCCACGCTGGGACGACGGAGGCAAGAATTCAAAGTCACATTGACCAGGCTTTCCAAGAGCAGGATCCAGATCGACTCGGGTCCCAGGAGGCAGGAACCACTGGGCCGTGTCTTCGGGGCACCATTGCTCGATGAATCAGAACCACTGCTAGATGAATCGGAACCACTGCTAGATGAATCGGAACCACTGCTAGAGGAATCGGAACCACTGCTTGATGAATCGGAACCACTGCTCGATGAATCGGAACCACTGCTAGATGAATCGGAACCACTGCTAGATGAATCGGAACCACTGCTCGATGAATCAGAACCACTGCTAGAGGAATCGGAACCACTGCTCGATGAATCAGAACCACTGCTTGATGAATCGGAACCACTGCTCGATGAATCGGAACCACTGCTAGAGGAATCGGAACCACTGCTAGATGAATCGGAACCACTGCTCGATGAATCGGAACCACTGCTCGATGAATCGGAACCACTGCTAGATGAATCGGAACCACTGCTCGATGAATCAGAACCACTGCTAGAGGAATCGGAACCACTGCTCGATGAATCAGAACCACTGCTTGATGAATCAGAACCACCGCTAGAGGAATCAGAACCACCGCTAGATGAATCAGAACCACTGCTAGAGGAATCGGAACCACTGCTCGATGAATCGGAACCACTGCTAGAGGAATCGGAACCACTGCTCGATGAATCAGAACCACTGCTCGATGAATCAGAACCACTGCTTGATGAATCGGAACCACTGCTAGATGAATCGGAACCACTGCTAGAGGAATCGGAACCACTGCTCGATGAATCGGAACCACTGCTAGAGGAATCGGAACCACCGCTCGATGAGTCGGAACCAGTGGTTTTGTGTTGCTCTCCTCCATCCTGA